One genomic window of Nicotiana sylvestris chromosome 10, ASM39365v2, whole genome shotgun sequence includes the following:
- the LOC104248327 gene encoding protein IQ-DOMAIN 29-like, whose product MGKSPGKWFRSLLAGRKSSKSSTSKKSSNEKASVISTNAALSGLSVHPPLISELVAGSAGGTKEDSNLDKGGVTDEVSLPSMKQDEDEQNTCLTLPEDTEKMRLEEATTKTQAIFRGYLARRAFFRLKGVIRLQAAIRGHLVRRQAVATLYCIHGIVKLQAHARGQIVRGSSIGCEVITKRGLGQQDSKQFEYQRNNASKLAQELSKNEFATKLLGSSPTVMPLHLQYGPEEPNSSQEWLVRWTLSHIWRPRSKPKTLSNTKHKKVEADMAVSKHNGRKVLSRKTQNGSNHSSSGSEKKKSSPLVNSVLQNPGSEIKKVKHNLKKVSSPILEKPVQSEADTERKRQNHDTTSSALVPEGSMTSGEPLKSLEGTTENSTNVETPSETLVMDDTITHLDSLSVSDTHHKSISDAADSFSPSDMHQKLITANREDSPVANDNSCTNHDNEGNESNMTNRRVSLPANHDVDAGTPTARKVPSYMAPTKSAKAKLKEQASPRFGQDVSEKNALSRRHSLPSPMNGKLSSSPRVQRLVLASAKEGIKIDRSLSSSRDGTDKMTRAEWKR is encoded by the exons ATGGGAAAATCTCCTGGAAAATGGTTCAGGTCTTTGCTGGCAGGGAGAAAGTCTTCCAAATCTAGCACATCAAAA AAATCTTCGAATGAGAAAGCATCAGTAATTTCCACCAACGCGGCATTATCTGGTTTGTCTGTCCATCCGCCTTTGATATCTGAGCTAGTTGCTGGTAGTGCTGGTGGAACAAAAGAGGACTCAAACCTTGATAAAGGAGGGGTCACTGATGAGGTGAGTCTCCCTTCTATGAAGCAAGATGAAGATGAACAAAATACATGTCTTACCTTACCCGAGGATACTGAGAAAATGAGGCTTGAGGAAGCTACTACGAAGACACAAGCTATTTTTAGGGGTTATCTG GCTCGTCGAGCATTTTTTAGGCTCAAGGGCGTCATAAGGCTACAAGCTGCCATACGCGGCCATCTGGTCAGAAGGCAGGCTGTTGCCACATTATACTGTATACATGGCATTGTCAAGCTTCAAGCACATGCACGTGGCCAGATTGTTAGGGGTTCCAGTATTGGCTGTGAAGTGATAACCAAACGAGGACTTGGACAACAG GATTCCAAACAATTCGAGTATCAACGAAATAATGCATCCAAACTAGCACAAGAGCTATCCAAGAATGAGTTCGCTACAAAG CTACTTGGTTCATCACCTACTGTTATGCCTCTACACCTCCAATACGGTCCAGAGGAACCAAATTCTAGTCAGGAATGGTTAGTCCGTTGGACTTTATCACATATTTGGCGACCACGGTCCAAACCAAAAACGCTTTCAAATACAAAGCATAAAAAAGTTGAAGCAGACATGGCTGTGTCAAAGCACAATGGACGGAAAGTGCTTTCTAGAAAGACGCAGAATGGTTCAAATCATTCCAGTTCGGGgtcagaaaagaagaaatcaagtCCTTTAGTAAACTCTGTTCTTCAGAATCCAGGAAGTGAGATTAAGAAAGTAAAGCATAATTTAAAGAAAGTGTCCAGCCCTATTTTGGAAAAACCTGTTCAGTCTGAGGCTGACACTGAGAGGAAAAGGCAAAATCATGACACAACATCAAGTGCTCTCGTTCCTGAGGGGAGCATGACATCTGGCGAACCGTTGAAAAGTTTAGAAGGGACAACAGAAAATTCTACTAATGTGGAGACACCTTCAGAAACACTAGTGATGGATGATACTATCACTCATTTGGATAGCCTTTCTGTTTCTGATACGCATCACAAATCAATTTCTGACGCTGCTGATAGTTTTTCTCCATCTGATATGCATCAAAAATTGATCACTGCTAACAGAGAGGATAGTCCTGTTGCAAATGACAATTCTTGCACTAACCATGATAATGAAGGAAATGAGAGTAACATGACTAACAGAAGAGTTTCTTTACCTGCAAACCATGATGTAGATGCAGGTACGCCAACGGCAAGAAAGGTGCCCAGCTATATGGCTCCAACCAAGTCAGCTAAGGCTAAGTTGAAAGAGCAAGCCTCACCAAGGTTTGGGCAAGATGTGTCCGAGAAGAATGCCCTAAGTAGACGTCATTCTTTGCCATCCCCAATGAATGGCAAGCTGAGTTCATCGCCGCGGGTGCAGAGGCTGGTCCTAGCTAGTGCAAAAGAAGGAATCAAGATTGATAGATCTTTATCATCTTCAAGGGATGGTACTG ATAAGATGACTCGAGCAGAATGGAAGCGGTAA